ACTGAATTTAATTCATGACGTTAAATTTCCAATATCTCTCTTGCATGTGTGCTTCTTCTAGGAtagtttgttgttttgctttctAAGACCTGCTGTTTACCTTTTCCACCTCAACCCCCCATATTCTTTATCTCTAACCATTGGTTCTGTGTTTTCAGGAGGTACAGAGACAagcttctctcttctccctgtacACGGAGCTCTTCTCCACGGTCCCCTCCATGATCGTCACTCTCATGCTCGTGGCCTACAGCGACCGGGGGGGACGTAAGATCGCCATCATCCTGCCTCTGGTCGGCACGTTGATCTACAGCCTGTCCTTCCTGGCCGTCTCCTACTTTGATCTCAGCATCTACCTGCTCATCGGCTCCTCACTCGTCAGCTCTCTGTTCGGAGGCCTGGGCACGTTCCTGGGCGGCTGCTTCGCCTACGTGGCCGACCTGTGTGAGGACGGTCAACAGAAGACCCTGCGCATGGCCGGACTGGATATGATGATCGGCCTGTTGGCTGGAGTGGCTTCGATATCGACGGGCTACTTCCTGAGAGCTGCGGGCTTTAACTGGCCTTTCGTCACCTCTTCGTTGATTCAGGTTTTGATCCTTCTCTACGCAATTTTCATCCTGGAGGAGACCGTGAAGAAGCCCCCGGCTGATGCCTTCATTCAGGAGGGGTCCACCCAGCGCTCAGCCCTGAAGCAGATGACCTACGGGGTCTATGAGATGTTCACAGGGGCCAGCCGCAGGTGTAAAACTATTTTGACCCTCCTGATGCTCGTCTTCACCAGCTTCTCCTTTGCTTATGTTGGGGGGATCTCCTTGATGACACTGTACACACTCAACAAACCTCTGTGCTGGAATGAGATTCTGATTGGCTACGGCTCAGCACTGTCCACCACCGTGTTCCTGGTCAGTTTTGCAGGAGTGTTTGTGTTCACGTACTGTGGCGTGCCGCAGCTGCTCATCGTCCTGATTGGGATCCTGTCTGTGGTGACCGGCATGGTCCTGGTGGCGTTTACTAAGACCACTCTGATGATGTTCATAGGTGAGAAAAAAAGTCCACACTACAACTGTGTTGCTTATAACGTACAATCGGGTTGAATCTCCCTTTCAGCTGTCAGTTGTTTCCAAGATCAAGTATTTGTCAAACCGGAataacaagctgctgctgctttaactcGTGTTTCCTTCTTTCAGAGAAGTTCAGTATTAGTTTCATGAGGCCAAACACATAGTTTCACCTTGTACCTTGTGTCAGATATAGAAAATCACCTCGTTAAAACATGCACTGGTTTAATAACTAGCTAAAAGGCCttaggttgtgtttgtgtacctttTCTCATATAGTGCATGTAACCCAGTTTGATTTACACTAAATTACAGAAAACTACACAAAACATAGAACATTGCATTAATAAAAGTAAATGCTTGTTGTGCAGGTTACTGATTGACAGAGCCTGTCGTTCCCCCCACATTTACAAGTTGTAGCAATGGCACTAAAGTCACAGTATCTTGTGAACTCTATTGCTTTGTAAACTGAAAAGACCCACGATCAAGGCTTTGTTTATTTTAGGTGTAATTTGAGATGTCAACAAGCTGTAAACATTACAATGCTCTGCACAAACATAACTTTAGGTCACTCAGCAGTATAAAttagaaatacaaaacaatgaAGTGAATATGTATATGTTGTTACTTGCATCATGATGAGTAGTATAACGTGTGTCTTGTGCTCTGTTGAACCACAGTGAAGGTGCCCATGCTTCTGTCTATCATGCCTTTCCCGGTTATGCGCTCGATGATGTCAAAGCTCATCTCAAAGTCTCAGCAGGGTGAGTGGGTTTAGAGTGTTTCATGAGCCACTGCACCGTATCgtttgtatgtgcgtgtgtgtgtctgtgtgtgtgttctccagagTCCAAAGTTCCTTTAAAAACACTTGTAGTTTAAAGTGTTATCTTGAAAATGTACTCGTGGATTTAAGGCACTGCACGTTGTGATTCTCCCTTTCACCTCTTTGAGGTACTCTTTCTAATCTCCTGTGTCTTCTTCCCGCAGGGGCCTTGTTTGCGTTACTCTCCTTCCTGGAGAATATGACCAACAACGTATCAGGCGCAGTCTTCAACAGTGTCTATGCAGCTACGGTGGCGTGGTTCCCTggcttcatcttcctcctcgctGCAGGACTCTGTGTTATTCCTGTGTCCGTCCTCGGGTAAGTTCGTTACACAACATTCAACGATCGCACCAGCAAATAAGGAAATGTTACACAATCAAACTGCAAATTGACAAAGTCGTTCTCCCATTGTAGCTTCCAGGCCAATTCATTACAATTCCCTCATTGTTTATGTCCAAGTTGCAACGTCTTTCAAGAAAGAAATAAATCTCTATTTTCAAAACTCTCCTGGATTCATAGAACTACATTGAATTGAACCTGTTGGTCTTGTTGCTGTCCCTCAAACTTCCATCTCGGAGCACATGGCTAATATAACAGGGTTTATAGTGTAGACGGCAGATATCCAGACCAAGACTCCTTCTTCCATGAGCGTGACATGCATCATTACCTACATGATTGTTCAGACTGGACACAGAAACCAGAAACCTCTTGCCCCTGAGTCTTGCCCCTCGCCTTCAGATTCATCATATTCACATGTAGAATCTGTTTCAACACAAGTTAACACTGAACTAATGTGAAGTGAGAACATTTCCTCATGTCTCTCACCAGGAGTTCAGCGCCTCTTGTTTAATCAATCGATGACCCATTCATGCTAGACATGCTTCAGGGGGAGGAGCACACACATCTGCTGTTTCTGCTGAGTCAGCTGTTTTTTGCTTCGCCAGAAAAGAGAAATGGTTTGTCTGATATAGATACGAAGAAACCAAAAAACCTTCTCACTACCTCATTCCTGCCTTCATCACACGCAACTTCCCCCTCCAAC
This genomic window from Pleuronectes platessa chromosome 15, fPlePla1.1, whole genome shotgun sequence contains:
- the slc46a3 gene encoding solute carrier family 46 member 3, producing MKGLFLVEPVVALYAFSSFLIYPLIQQYVYRRLWEDLTNTTYPTSDNTSRCGDSSSNHSSYNDEVQRQASLFSLYTELFSTVPSMIVTLMLVAYSDRGGRKIAIILPLVGTLIYSLSFLAVSYFDLSIYLLIGSSLVSSLFGGLGTFLGGCFAYVADLCEDGQQKTLRMAGLDMMIGLLAGVASISTGYFLRAAGFNWPFVTSSLIQVLILLYAIFILEETVKKPPADAFIQEGSTQRSALKQMTYGVYEMFTGASRRCKTILTLLMLVFTSFSFAYVGGISLMTLYTLNKPLCWNEILIGYGSALSTTVFLVSFAGVFVFTYCGVPQLLIVLIGILSVVTGMVLVAFTKTTLMMFIVKVPMLLSIMPFPVMRSMMSKLISKSQQGALFALLSFLENMTNNVSGAVFNSVYAATVAWFPGFIFLLAAGLCVIPVSVLGVVAVYGVDVSKEDKEVKEDKDPETLSEDQNDNTPLLS